In Thermococcus sp., the genomic window CTCGTTGTGGACGCGAAGGACGAAAGAACCGCCCGGAAGCTTGAGGCTCTCTACCGCGAACTTCTCAGGGAGCCTCAGAGGTTCTGCCGCGGGGAGTACCACCGCTACCAGCTCCAGGTTGGGGAGTTCGAAGGCCTTCCCTTCGCCAACGGCTGGACGGGCTCGGGGGTCGTCCTCGTCGGGGAGGCGCCGGGGAGAAAGGGCTGCGGAAAGACGGGGATATGCTTCTACCGAGATGCCTCCGGGATGCTGCTGAGGAAAACGCTATTCACCCTGGGCATCAATCCCGACTTCGTCTACATAACCAACGTCGTGAAGTGCAACCCGCCCGACAACAGGCTGAGGGGCTTTGGAGAGGGCGAGCTTGAGCTCCTCAGGAAGGAGCTTGAGGCGGTGAAGCCGGAGGCAATCTTCGCCATCGGCAGGACGGCCGAGAAAGCTCTGAGGCGGCTCGGCTTTGAGTTCACCTATCTCCGGCATCCTGCCTGGTACGTGAGGAGGGGCATGAGGGAACCGGGGCGAGAAATGCTGGAGGAGTACTCGGCAATAAGGGAGGCCTTTGGAGAATGAAAGTTCTGACGGTTTTCATCCTTGCACTGCTCTGGGACGTGCTCCTGGGAGAACCGCCGACGTTAGTTCACCCAGTCGTGTGGTTCGGGAAGCTGGCCGGGTTCATCGATGGCCGGTGGAGAAGAAGGGGCCCTCTCCCCGATTTTCTTGCCGGAACTTTAACGGCTCTCATCGTTCTGGCTTTCGCTTTAGTGCTTTCGCTCCTCCCTCTGTACCTCCCTTTCCCCATGAACTACGCCCTGGCCGCCTACCTCCTCAAAAGCTCCTTCGCGGTTAGGAGTTTGCACGAACACGTCTCAATGACAGTAACCGCTGACATCGGGAAGAAGAGGAAGGCAGTCTCCATGATCGTCAGCAGGGAAACAAAGGGTCTCGACGAGCCCCACCTGAACTCTGCCTCGATAGAGAGCCTCGCCGAGAACCTCAATGACTCCGTGATAGCCCCACTCTTCTACTTCCTCCTCTTCAGCCTTCCGGGCGCTCTGCTCTACCGCGCGGCCAACACGCTCGACGCAATGCTCGGCTACCGGAACGAGCACTACGAGTACTTCGGCAAGTTCTCGGCGAGGTTCGACGACCTCCTCAACTTCCTCCCGGCGCGCCTGGCGGTTCTGCTCTACCTCCCGCTCGGAGGGGACAGGGTTCTTCACTACTACCGTCTGGCCAGGTTCAAGATAAACTCCGATAAGCCCATAGCGGCGATGTCAGCGGTCCTCGGCGTCTGGCTTGAGAAGCCCGGTGTTTACCGTTTTCCTGGGAGGGAGCCAGCAAATTCGGACATTGAGCGGGCGTTAAGGATTTACTGGTTGGTCGTTGCCGAATGGCTGATCATCGTATCCATACTGCTCGTAACGGGGGTGTGTCCATGCTTGAACCGGTAAAGTTCTCAACTTACCACGGCGGAAGCAGGGAAGAGGGCCTGCTTGACTTCTCGGCATCGCTCAACCCCTACCCACCGGAGTGGCTCGACGAGATGTTCGAGAGGGCAAAGGAGATAAGCACCCGCTACCCCTACTATGAGGCGCTTGAGCGGGAACTAGCCGGGCTGGTCGGTGAACCCCTTACGGTAACGGCCGGCATTACGGAGGCGCTCTACCTCATCGGAATTCTCGCCCTTAGGGGGCGAAAAGCCATAATTCTCCACCACACCTACGGCGAGTACGAGAGGGTTGCGCGCATCTTCGGAGCCAGAATCGTCAAAGGCCCAAACGAGCCCGAAAAGCTGGCCGAACTCGTTGAGCGAGATTCAGTGGTCTTCTTCTGCAATCCCAACAACCCCGACGGGAGGTTTTATAGGGTCAGGGAGCTCAAGCCGCTCCTCGATGCTGTTGAGGACAGAAAAGCCCTTCTCGTCCTTGACGAGGCTTTCATCGACTTCGTCAGGGGGGCGAAAAGCCCAGAGGGGGAAAACATCGTAAAGCTCAGGACTTTTACCAAGAGCTACGGCCTGCCGGGGATAAGGGTGGGCTACGTCTTGGGCTTTTCAGAGGCGTTTAGGAGTGTTAGAATGCCCTGGAGTATCGGCTCCACGGGGGTTGCCTTTCTTGAGTTTCTCCTCAAGGATGGCTTCGAGCACCTGAGAAGGACGATGCCCTCCATCTGGCGGGAGAAGGAGAGGCTTGAGAGGGCTTTGGACGTCAAAAGCGACGCCAACTTCTTCATCAAGCGCGTTGGGAACGCAGGGGAGTTCGTCAAAGCGATGAAAGAACGGGGAATCCTCGTGAGGAGCTGTGATAGCTTTGGGCTGCACGAATACGTCCGCTTCTCGGTGAGAACGCCTGGGGAAAATAGCACTTTAATCAAGGCCTTCCGAGAGCTGGGAGAAGGGTTTTAAATCTGAAGCCCACTTCATTTTTGGTGGTGCCATGCACGAGCTCTACACAGTTTTGGCCGAGTACTACGATGCCATCTACCGGCGAAGGGCCGAGCGGGTTGGGGAGGAGATTGACTTCGTGGTGGGGCTCTTCAGGAAAGAGGCCGAACGAGAAGTAACGCGGGTTCTCGACCTCGCCTGCGGGACGGGAATCCCAACGCTCGAACTGGCGAGGCGCGGTTATGGCGTGGTCGGTCTCGACCTCCACGAGGAAATGCTCGCCGTCGCGAGAAGGAAGGCGGAAAGGGAAGGGCTTAGCGTCGAGTTCGTTCAGGGGGACGCGCTTGAGATTGACTTTAGGAAAGAGTTCGACGCCGTGACGATGTTCTTTTCCTCCATCATGTATTTCGACGATTCTGCAATTCAAGAATTGTTTAATTCTGTAAAACGTGCCCTGAAACCGGGCGGGATTTTCATCGCCGACTTCCCGTGCTGGTACTACGGCGGAAGGGACGGCCCAATAGTATGGGACGAGCGGAAGGGCAATGAGCGGTTGATCATAACGGACTGGCGCGAGGTGGAACCTGGGACCCAGAAACTCCACTTCAAGAGGCTCGTGCAGATAGTGAAGCCCGATGGGAGCGTTAGGGCCTTCATGGTGGACGACGAGCTCAACATCTACACCCCGAGGGAGATTAGGCTTTTGGCCGAGAGGCACTTCAAGAAGGCCAAAATCTACGGAGACCTCCACGAGCTGAGGCCCAGCGACAGGAGGTACTGGTTGGTGGCGGTGAAGTAGCTCAACGTCCAACCCCAAACTTTTTAAACCTCGGGCTCATTTCTATACCTCGGTGGTGCCTATCGTCCACCGTAACGCTGATTTCAACCCGTGAATTCCATGCGTTCCGCGCTTCTTGGTTAGTCCCTACTCCGGCACCACCGGCGTTGCTAAGATTTTTAAGCCGCCCTTCTGAGGGTAACCCATCTTCAAAAAACCGAAAAGGTGATGCCCATGCTTCCTAAGACCTACGACCCGAACGAGATTGAACCGAAGTGGCAGAAGTTCTGGCTGGACGAGAAAATCTACAAGTACGAGCTCGACGAGAAGAGGCCGAGCTACGCCATAGATACGCCACCCCCGTTCACGAGCGGAACGCTCCACCTCGGCCACGTGCTGAGCCACACCTGGATTGACATAATCGCGCGCTACAAGAGGATGACCGGCTACAACGTTCTCTTCCCTCAGGGCTTCGACAACCACGGCCTTCCGACCGAGCTCAAAGTCGAGAAGGAGTTCGGGATAAGCAAGGACGAGCCTGAAAAGTTCCTGCAGAAGTGTGTCGAGTGGACCTGGCAGGCCATCGAGGCCATGCGCAACCAGTTCATCCGCATAGGCTACTCCGCCGACTGGGATCTGGAGTACCACACGATGGATGACTGGTACAAAGCTGCCGTGCAGAAGTCCCTCCTTGAGTTCTACAAGAAGGGCATGCTCTACCGCGACAAGCACCCCGTCTACTGGTGCCCACGCTGCAGGACGAGCCTTGCTAAAGCCGAGGTCGGCTACGTCGAGGAGGACGGTTACCTCTACTACATCAAGCTCCCGCTGGCTGACGGCTCGGGCTACGTGCCGATAGCCACTACGAGGCCCGAGCTGATGCCGGCCTGTGTGGCGGTCTTCGTCCATCCCGATGACGAGCGCTACAAGGACGTGGTTGGTAAGAAGGTGAAGCTCCCGATATTCGAGAGAGAAGTGCCGGTTCTGGCCGACGAGGACGTCGACCCAGAATTCGGAACCGGTGCGGTCTACAACTGTACCTACGGTGACGAGCAGGATGTGGTGTGGCAGAAGCGCTACAACCTGCCTGTCATCATCGCCATCAACGAGGACGGTACAATGAACGAAAACGCCGGCCCCTACGCCGGCCTTAAGGCGGAAGAGGTGCGCGAGAAGATCGCGGAAGACCTCGAAAGGATGGGTCTGCTCTACGATAAGAAGAAAGTCCACCACCGCGTCCTCAGGCACACCGAGAGGAGCTCGTGTATGGCCCCCATCGAGCTGCTCCCCAAGACCCAGTGGTTCATCAAAGTGAAGGACTTCACCAACGAGATAGTGAAGGTCGCGAGGGAGATAAACTGGTATCCCCAGGACATGTTCCTCCGTCTGAAGGACTGGGCCGACTCGATGGACTGGGACTGGGTTATAAGCAGGCAGCGCGTTTTTGGAACGACGCTCCCGTTCTGGGTCTGCAAGAACGGTCACGTGGTTCCCGCCAGGGAGGAAGACCTCCCCGTTGACCCGCGCTTTGACAAGCCGCCCGTGGAGAAGTGCCCGGTCTGCGGTGCCGAGCTTGAGCCCGTAACTGACGTCCTCGACTGCTGGATAGACTCCAGCATAACCCCGCTCATCATAACCCGGTGGCACGAAGCTTTGAAGGGCGATGAGGAGGCCAAGCGCTGGTTCGAGCACAACTTCCCGACCGCTCTGAGGCCGCAGGGGACGGACATCATCAGGACGTGGGCCTTCTACACGATATTCAGGACTTGGGTCCTCACGGGAGAGAAGCCCTGGGACGACATCCTCATCAACGGAATGGTGGCTGGCCCGGACGGAAGGAAGATGAGCAAGAGCTACGGCAACGTCGTTGCTCCAGACGAGGTGATTCCGAAGTACGGTGCCGATGCACTGAGACTCTGGACTGCCCTCGCTCCGCCCGGAGAGGACCACCCCTTCAAGTGGGAGACGGTCGACTACAACTACCGCTTCCTCCAGAAGGTCTGGAACATCTACCGCTTCGCCGAGAGGCACCTTGAGGACTTCGACCCCACCAAAGCCCCAGCCGAGCTCGAGCCCCTCGACCGCTGGATACTCAGCAGGCTCCACAGGCTCATAAAGTTCGCCACCGAGGAGATGGAGCGCTACCGCTTCAACCTGCTCACGAGGGAGCTCATGACCTTCGTGTGGCACGAGGTGGCGGACGACTACATCGAGATGGTCAAGTACCGCCTCTACGGCGACGACGAGGAGAGCAAGCTCAAGGCCAAGGCGGCGCTCTACGAGCTGCTCTATAATGTCATGCTCCTGCTCGCTCCGTTCGCCCCGCACATCACCGAGGAGCTCTACCACCACATGTTCAAGGGGCACGTTGGGGCCAAGAGCGTGCACCTCCTCGACTGGCCGAAGTACGATGAAGGAAAAATAGACGAGGAAGCCGAAAAACTCGGCGAGCTGGCCAGAGAAATAGTCGGCGTCATGAGGCGCTACAAGAACAGCCACGGACTAGCTCTCAATGCCAAGCTCAAGCACGTTGCCATCTACGCCACGGACAGCTACGAGAAGCTCAAGGCC contains:
- a CDS encoding aminotransferase class I/II-fold pyridoxal phosphate-dependent enzyme, which gives rise to MLEPVKFSTYHGGSREEGLLDFSASLNPYPPEWLDEMFERAKEISTRYPYYEALERELAGLVGEPLTVTAGITEALYLIGILALRGRKAIILHHTYGEYERVARIFGARIVKGPNEPEKLAELVERDSVVFFCNPNNPDGRFYRVRELKPLLDAVEDRKALLVLDEAFIDFVRGAKSPEGENIVKLRTFTKSYGLPGIRVGYVLGFSEAFRSVRMPWSIGSTGVAFLEFLLKDGFEHLRRTMPSIWREKERLERALDVKSDANFFIKRVGNAGEFVKAMKERGILVRSCDSFGLHEYVRFSVRTPGENSTLIKAFRELGEGF
- a CDS encoding valine--tRNA ligase; its protein translation is MLPKTYDPNEIEPKWQKFWLDEKIYKYELDEKRPSYAIDTPPPFTSGTLHLGHVLSHTWIDIIARYKRMTGYNVLFPQGFDNHGLPTELKVEKEFGISKDEPEKFLQKCVEWTWQAIEAMRNQFIRIGYSADWDLEYHTMDDWYKAAVQKSLLEFYKKGMLYRDKHPVYWCPRCRTSLAKAEVGYVEEDGYLYYIKLPLADGSGYVPIATTRPELMPACVAVFVHPDDERYKDVVGKKVKLPIFEREVPVLADEDVDPEFGTGAVYNCTYGDEQDVVWQKRYNLPVIIAINEDGTMNENAGPYAGLKAEEVREKIAEDLERMGLLYDKKKVHHRVLRHTERSSCMAPIELLPKTQWFIKVKDFTNEIVKVAREINWYPQDMFLRLKDWADSMDWDWVISRQRVFGTTLPFWVCKNGHVVPAREEDLPVDPRFDKPPVEKCPVCGAELEPVTDVLDCWIDSSITPLIITRWHEALKGDEEAKRWFEHNFPTALRPQGTDIIRTWAFYTIFRTWVLTGEKPWDDILINGMVAGPDGRKMSKSYGNVVAPDEVIPKYGADALRLWTALAPPGEDHPFKWETVDYNYRFLQKVWNIYRFAERHLEDFDPTKAPAELEPLDRWILSRLHRLIKFATEEMERYRFNLLTRELMTFVWHEVADDYIEMVKYRLYGDDEESKLKAKAALYELLYNVMLLLAPFAPHITEELYHHMFKGHVGAKSVHLLDWPKYDEGKIDEEAEKLGELAREIVGVMRRYKNSHGLALNAKLKHVAIYATDSYEKLKAIEKDIAGTMNIEKLEIIRGEPELEERIVEIKPNFRTVGPKYGKLVPGITAYLRENAEEVAKALKEAGKVEFEADGQRVELTKDDIVLRKAVFSEGEEVETAVVGDAVVVFF
- a CDS encoding class I SAM-dependent methyltransferase yields the protein MHELYTVLAEYYDAIYRRRAERVGEEIDFVVGLFRKEAEREVTRVLDLACGTGIPTLELARRGYGVVGLDLHEEMLAVARRKAEREGLSVEFVQGDALEIDFRKEFDAVTMFFSSIMYFDDSAIQELFNSVKRALKPGGIFIADFPCWYYGGRDGPIVWDERKGNERLIITDWREVEPGTQKLHFKRLVQIVKPDGSVRAFMVDDELNIYTPREIRLLAERHFKKAKIYGDLHELRPSDRRYWLVAVK
- the cbiB gene encoding adenosylcobinamide-phosphate synthase CbiB; translated protein: MKVLTVFILALLWDVLLGEPPTLVHPVVWFGKLAGFIDGRWRRRGPLPDFLAGTLTALIVLAFALVLSLLPLYLPFPMNYALAAYLLKSSFAVRSLHEHVSMTVTADIGKKRKAVSMIVSRETKGLDEPHLNSASIESLAENLNDSVIAPLFYFLLFSLPGALLYRAANTLDAMLGYRNEHYEYFGKFSARFDDLLNFLPARLAVLLYLPLGGDRVLHYYRLARFKINSDKPIAAMSAVLGVWLEKPGVYRFPGREPANSDIERALRIYWLVVAEWLIIVSILLVTGVCPCLNR
- a CDS encoding uracil-DNA glycosylase family protein, whose protein sequence is MLLRFERLERIGEVYVNPANLRVRPLLLRDWRDFLSLDERTYGVYARTIYNPRERFLVVDAKDERTARKLEALYRELLREPQRFCRGEYHRYQLQVGEFEGLPFANGWTGSGVVLVGEAPGRKGCGKTGICFYRDASGMLLRKTLFTLGINPDFVYITNVVKCNPPDNRLRGFGEGELELLRKELEAVKPEAIFAIGRTAEKALRRLGFEFTYLRHPAWYVRRGMREPGREMLEEYSAIREAFGE